One genomic region from Doryrhamphus excisus isolate RoL2022-K1 chromosome 14, RoL_Dexc_1.0, whole genome shotgun sequence encodes:
- the tcf19l gene encoding transcription factor 19, with translation MLSGVQPCFQLLRIGSSAEDSARDLYTFRPALASSVFRLGRAAELCDVTLDSPMVSRIHAELHAEREAGGGEESVSQEDGWSVHIKDRSSHGTWVNEVRLQPDIQWELSDGDALTFGGHSSPGSPEFYFLFQKVKVRPLDFDAITIPKAGAFSSDLQNRIRTNPESKAAQVVDLSKLSINRATVILNSIGSLSKMKGRAWTFKRSHSHEGTASDPGSSSSPPHLGAGLSPVLPPSTPPLLASKALPPASRSRRKSAHTVLLEDDSSDEPRSRTELMGLEEEVQRARGRKKRRLYKSESDDLGSPPPPLHPLQPKGLIDVRRPQESKPFPVGIRTIGSFHGAMSNTRLDPHLLPKTAAVHRQEHAAPRHLHGGVKGNSVTFRQQRPTRPAARGRRRAHSSPVFSPLVVGGENYSLASPSVRIRTATRGRAAFNRFHQQPSKRRGRPRKHPLPPRPSLPSPSSSSSSSTSSASSSSGSSSSSSSSEDEDEAGASGAVEPCAAPRCLLPQQDTVQWIQCDVCDAWYHIDCLHVDRKKLLRDPSADFHCGCC, from the exons ATGCTCTCGGGGGTGCAGCCTTGCTTCCAGCTGCTGCGCATCGGCTCCTCGGCGGAGGACTCGGCGCGGGACCTCTACACCTTCAGGCCGGCACTCGCCAGCTCGGTGTTCCGGCTGGGCCGAGCAGCTGAGCTCTGTGATGTCACGCTGGACTCGCCCATGGTGTCACGCATCCACGCTGAGCTGCACGCTGAGCGGGAGGCGGGCGGTGGCGAGGAGTCCGTGTCTCAGGAGGATGGGTGGAGTGTCCATATCAAGGACAGGAGCAGTCACG GCACCTGGGTCAACGAAGTCCGCCTCCAGCCCGACATCCAATGGGAGCTCTCAGATGGTGACGCGCTTACATTTGGGGGGCACTCGTCTCCCGGGAGCCCTGAGTTCTACTTCCTCTTCCAGAAGGTCAAAGTTCGTCCGCTGGACTTTGACGCCATCACCATCCCAAAG gcagGAGCCTTTTCCTCCGACCTACAGAACCGAATCAGAACCAATCCAGAGAGCAAGGCGGCGCAGGTCGTGGATCTGTCCAAGCTGTCCATCAACCGGGCCACCGTCATCCTCAACTCCATCGGCAGCCTCAGCAAGATGAAAGGCAGAGCGTGGACCTTCAAGAGGAGCCACAGCCATGAGGGGACAGCCTCTGATCcgggctcctcctcctcgccgccgCATCTCGGTGCCGGCCTCTCCCCTGTGCTGCCACCCTCCACCCCGCCATTGCTCGCCTCCAAGGCCCTCCCGCCGGCCTCCCGGAGCCGCAGGAAGTCTGCTCACACGGTCCTGCTGGAGGACGACAGCTCGGACGAGCCCAGGAGCAGGACAG AGCTGATGGGGCTGGAGGAGGAAGTGCAGCGAGCGCGCGGCAGGAAGAAGCGGCGTCTCTACAAGTCCGAGTCGGATGATCTCggctcgccgccgccgccacttcATCCTCTTCAGCCCAAAGGCCTCATCGATGTGCGGCGTCCGCAGGAGTCCAAGCCCTTCCCCGTGGGGATCAGAACCATCGGCAGCTTCCATGGCGCCATGAGCAACACCCGACTAGACCCGCACCTCCTCCCCAAGACCGCTGCCGTGCACCGGCAAGAACACGCGGCGCCACGGCACCTTCACGGAGGAGTGAAGGGCAACTCGGTTACCTTCCGTCAACAAAGGCCCACTCGGCCGGCCGCCAGGGGCCGCAGGAGAGCTCACAGCTCGCCGGTTTTCTCCCCCTTGGTGGTGGGAGGGGAGAACTACAGCCTGGCCTCGCCATCGGTGCGGATCCGCACCGCCACAAGGGGCAGGGCGGCGTTCAACAGGTTTCACCAGCAGCCCAG CAAGCGGCGAGGCCGACCCCGGAAGCACCCTCTTCCTCCACGGCCATCCCTGCCTTcgccctcctcctcgtcctcttcctccacctcctcgGCCTCGTCCTCCTCGGGctcctcgtcgtcgtcatcgtccTCAGAGGACGAAGATGAGGCGGGGGCGTCCGGGGCGGTGGAGCCGTGTGCTGCGCCCCGCTGCCTGCTGCCCCAGCAGGACACGGTGCAGTGGATCCAGTGCGACGTGTGTGACGCCTGGTACCACATCGACTGTCTCCACGTGGACCGCAAGAAGCTCCTGAGGGACCCCAGCGCCGACTTCCACTGCGGCTGCTGCTGA